The sequence below is a genomic window from Sneathiella marina.
AAGGCGATAGTGATAACGTATCAGGCTGCCGGGCTGAATCAGCTCCGTCTGGATCAATGCATCCCCGGAAATTATGGTTCTGGGCCCCAGCGCCATCCCCTGCGACGCCTTGTCCGGTTCCGATTGGATGATACCGCGCACTTCCATTGTCAACTCGCCGATCAGGATCTGGCTGCCAAGCTGCAGTGACAGTCGATCGATCAATCCCTGCTCCACAATCGCTCCGAATAACCCGCCTTGTTGAGACAATAGTTTTTCTACAGTCTCATTTTGCGTTTGCGCAGACAATGTGAGCGCCCCGAATAGCGGGTAGCTTTCATCAATCGCCTTTACTTCAGACAAAGTCGCTTTGTCCTCACCGGCCACCCGAACCATGGCACGTGTGGTTTCAATCTCGGCGATGGCGCCTCGGGCGCTCAACCATTCATATTCATCAGCCGTCGCCCGTCGCTGGATCAGGCGGACATCAATGTCACCCCCCAAGATAACCCGGCCATTGGCTTTCAGGCCTTCCGTAATCGATGAAGACAAGGTACCAACACCTGCAATGGCCGCAACCCCCAGTACCAGACAGGCCAGAAAAATGCGAAAGCCCTTCAGACCACCGCGCATTTCCCGTGTGGCAAATCTTATAGCAAGAGCGAAAGTTTCAGGGTTTTTCCGACTATTCACCGGCGGCCACCTGCTGCAGCGTGGTTTCAATGGAGGCAATCCGGCCGTCTTCAAGCCGCACCAGATGATCGCAGCGGCGCGCCAGTTGGTCATCATGGGTAATCAGAATGAGTGTCGCCTCTTGTTGCGCATGCAGCTCAAACATCAAATCAACAATGATATGTCCGGTTTTACCATCCAGATTTCCCGTGGGCTCGTCTGCCAGCAGAATTTTCGGATTGGTACAAACCGCCCGCGCCAGAGCCACCCGTTGCTGTTCCCCGCCGGAAAGCTGAGACGGATAATGGCTTGACCGATCTGCCAGTCCCACCGCTGCAAGTTTTTCCGCCGCCATTTCAAAGGCATCGGTCCGGCCGGCTAATTCAAGTGGAATAGCGATGTTTTCAAGGGCAGTCATGGTAGGAATAAGATGGAAGGACTGGAAGACAATACCGATATTCTCCCGGCGAAATCGTGCTAATGCGTCCTCATCAAGTTTTTCGATGGCCTCACCCGCCATCAGCACGGATCCGGATGTGGGCACTTCCAGGCCCGCCATAATCGACATCAAAGTCGACTTGCCAGACCCCGATGGACCTACAATGCCCACGGTCTCCCCCGGCTGTACAGTCAAATCTATACCACGTAAGATATTGACAGGGCCGGCATCTGACTTAAGTGTGAGATGAATGTCTTTTAACGAGATGATAGGTTCTTGAGGCAATAGTATTCCAATGCAAAATAGACGTGTTCTGACTTTGGCATATGGCGGTCAGCTATCAATAATCAACATATTTGCCGTTTTTATAGTGATTTTTTACGGTATCTGTGATGCTTATGCCGAAAAATCGGTCAGAATTGTTGCCATTGGCGACAGTTTGACCGCCGGATATGGATTGCCACAAGGTGAGGATTTCCCGACCCAGCTTGAAGCGGCGCTGCGGGCCAAGGGCTTTGATGTGGTTGTCGACAATGCCGGTGTTTCCGGTGATACCACGACTGGCGGATTGCAGCGGCTGGACTGGGCACTTGGGAATGATGCGGATTTCGTTATCCTGGAACTGGGCGCCAATGATGCTTTGCGCGGCATCCAACCGAATGTTACCCGGGAAAACTTGGAAAAAATACTAATTGTCCTGCAAAAGAAAAACATTCCAGTCCTGCTGACGGGAATGAAGGCCCCACCGAATATGGGCGCCAACTATACGACAGAGTTCGACAAGATCTTTCCCGAACTTGCAAAAAAATACGAAGCCGACTTCTATCCGTTCTTTCTGCAAGATGTGGCTGCTGACCCCGCCCTTAACCAAAGTGATTATATACATCCCAACGCAGATGGCGTTAAAATCATCGTCAACAACATGCTGCCGTATGTGCAGCGCTTCATCGAAAACTAGAGTCAGGCCCCGCTTGTCCGTAGCCCCAAATCCAAAACATAGGAAGTATCATGAAATATAGAAAACTGGGTCGCTCGGACCTGGATGTCAGCGTCATTTGTCTGGGTACTATGACATGGGGAGAACAGAACAGCGAAGCCGATGCCCATGCGCAAATGGATTTGGCCAGGGATATGGGCGTCAATTTCCTTGACACAGCCGAGCTGTATCCCATTCCCCCCCGCGAAGAGACGCAAGGACTGTCAGAGATACATATCGGAAACTGGCTTACATCACGAAAGGCCAGGGACGAGATGATCATTGCGACAAAAGCTGTCGGGCCGACAGATAGTCTGTATTTTCGCGGCGAGCCGGCAAAGCTGAAGGCGCGTCATCTTGAGGAGGGGGTCAACAAAAGCCTGAAGAATCTGCAAACGGATTATATCGACTTGTATCAGCTGCATTGGCCGGAACGCTCCACCAACTATTTTGGCAAGCTGGGCTATGAACATGTGGAAGAAGAAGACGACACGCCGCTGCTGGAAACCCTGACGGCGCTGGGCGACATCGTCAAATCAGGTAAAATCCGGCAGATCGGCATCTCCAATGAAAGCGCCTGGGGCATCATGCATTATCTGCATCTGGCCGAACAACATAACCTGCCCCGAATGGCAGCAGTACAAAATCCGTATAGTCTGTTAAACCGGACTTATGAGGTTGGTTCCGCCGAGGTTTCCATTCGCGAGCATTGCGGCTTGCTAGCCTATTCCCCAAGCGCCATGGGCGTATTGTCCGGAAAATACCTGAACGGAGCCAAACCGGCAGGGGCCCGGCATACGGTTTATGACCGGTTCAAACGCTACACGACCGATCTGGCTGACAAAATGGCCGGTAAATATTTTGCCCTGGCTCAGGAAAATAACCTCAACCCTATCCAAATGGCCCTTTCCTTCGTCAACAGTCGGCAATTTGTTACGTCTTCCATTATCGGTGCAACAACACTCGACCAACTGAAGGAAAATATTGAAAGCATCAATCTGGAACTCTCAGATGACATTATCGCGGAAATTGATAAGATACATATGATGCACCCTTTTCCCTGCCCGTAAAGGATATGAGCAATGCGCCTTTTCGTTGCAATAGCCTTACCGCAAGAAGTGAAAGACATTATTGCCACGTTACGCGGCGGCATTCCGGATGCACGCTGGATCGCCGCTGAGAACTTTCACATCACGTTGGCATTTATCGGCGACGTTCAGCCGCCGGATATGCTGGACATATCTTCTGCGCTAGGGAAATTGGCCCATCCAGCATTTCATCTGGATATTGAGGATGCGGGCGTATTCGGCAGTAATAAGCGCCCGCGTATCCTTTGGGCGGGTGTCCGTAACCTGGAAACACTGACTTTATTACATCAGAAAATCGTCACAGCTATCGAATCCATCGGTATCAAAATTGAGGACAGACGTTTTCGACCACATATCACCCTGGCCAGAGTCCATAAATCACCCTACGAGAAGGTCAGGAACTATCTGACTGATCATGCTTTGTTCAAAACGAAACCGGTAGCTGTGAATAGTTTTT
It includes:
- a CDS encoding ABC transporter ATP-binding protein: MPQEPIISLKDIHLTLKSDAGPVNILRGIDLTVQPGETVGIVGPSGSGKSTLMSIMAGLEVPTSGSVLMAGEAIEKLDEDALARFRRENIGIVFQSFHLIPTMTALENIAIPLELAGRTDAFEMAAEKLAAVGLADRSSHYPSQLSGGEQQRVALARAVCTNPKILLADEPTGNLDGKTGHIIVDLMFELHAQQEATLILITHDDQLARRCDHLVRLEDGRIASIETTLQQVAAGE
- a CDS encoding arylesterase → MQNRRVLTLAYGGQLSIINIFAVFIVIFYGICDAYAEKSVRIVAIGDSLTAGYGLPQGEDFPTQLEAALRAKGFDVVVDNAGVSGDTTTGGLQRLDWALGNDADFVILELGANDALRGIQPNVTRENLEKILIVLQKKNIPVLLTGMKAPPNMGANYTTEFDKIFPELAKKYEADFYPFFLQDVAADPALNQSDYIHPNADGVKIIVNNMLPYVQRFIEN
- a CDS encoding NADP(H)-dependent aldo-keto reductase, producing MKYRKLGRSDLDVSVICLGTMTWGEQNSEADAHAQMDLARDMGVNFLDTAELYPIPPREETQGLSEIHIGNWLTSRKARDEMIIATKAVGPTDSLYFRGEPAKLKARHLEEGVNKSLKNLQTDYIDLYQLHWPERSTNYFGKLGYEHVEEEDDTPLLETLTALGDIVKSGKIRQIGISNESAWGIMHYLHLAEQHNLPRMAAVQNPYSLLNRTYEVGSAEVSIREHCGLLAYSPSAMGVLSGKYLNGAKPAGARHTVYDRFKRYTTDLADKMAGKYFALAQENNLNPIQMALSFVNSRQFVTSSIIGATTLDQLKENIESINLELSDDIIAEIDKIHMMHPFPCP
- the thpR gene encoding RNA 2',3'-cyclic phosphodiesterase → MRLFVAIALPQEVKDIIATLRGGIPDARWIAAENFHITLAFIGDVQPPDMLDISSALGKLAHPAFHLDIEDAGVFGSNKRPRILWAGVRNLETLTLLHQKIVTAIESIGIKIEDRRFRPHITLARVHKSPYEKVRNYLTDHALFKTKPVAVNSFSLFSSHLASSGAIYNEEVIFDLDPVDAAVSAQTSLGS